The DNA sequence ATTTCGACGGGGTGGGATCACAGATTTAAAGGCCGTGAGAGCGGAATCTGGGATTGTTTCAGATATCTCAAAGCGGCGTGACACACATGATGATAAGGAGGATTCATAAAGCTTGCTTCAGAGTATAAATGACAGATATCTGtgaacatttggggggggggtgcaggaaATTTACAGTCGACGACTAAGAACCTACAGGAACAAAGaacgtttatttatttcagcAAGCTACTCAACATCGGTCGTTTGTATTCATATTGTGTAAAGCGACTTAAAAAAAGGAGTTGGGCAATTCTGTTTTTAACTCGTGATATGTACAACCCCGTCGCTCATAAAAATGACAGATTAACGTTGTCGGCGGTGTCCTTCTGATTGGACCTCAATGatcctttctccccccccccctcaattggTCAATCAAAACATGCATTGTAATCTTGCAACTCGTCTAAATGTACTAAATGCACATTGCGCTTGGAATTGTCATTTCAGAGCCATCTCGGCCTCGCCAAGATAACAATCGTGATCACATCATGGTTTCCCGTCAATCGTCCAGCCGATACGACGCGATCGATCAGTGACTTGGGCTGTCATCATTCGTTAACGTGGATTTATGAGTCTGTGGAATTTTCTATTAACAACTTAACTTCATCATACATTCTACCTTGTAATTTTCTACTTAGAAATGATTATCGTGAGGTTTGTGGAGCGTCACTCAAAATGATTCATACCCAAGTGCCAAGAGGAAGtctgcaaaaataacaaaataaaagcatcttcATCCTCAGGCCCGAACAATTAATCAAAATGCCGTAAGTGCCATTTTGAGcatttgttggtgtttttgcGTGTCTTTACAACCTGTTTCTTGATGCCATCTCGCTATTTATCTCTTTGTGCTCATTTTTATAATGAATtccacaaatactgtactcccccccccccaaaaaaaagacatactgtAGTATTTTGCCCAAGTTTACTACCAATGCACTTTTCATGTGTGTACATGTTCAAAATGTCCCCCCTTTTCAAAGTTCAAcagggattttttggggggactccCTCGCGATGTAACCTTCAACATAGTTGAAAAGTGAGTTGCTGAATTCGTCGTGCTTCGTGAACGCTTCAGCGGCTCATCGTGGAACAAGTCTGCGCATTGAGGTGTAATTGGAActctgtggaggggggggggggggtcgagcgaccccaccacccccaacccccccgaccAGTGATTGGCTCGCCCGATCTCCCCTCTCCCTAGCTCGCTCTCTGCCCGGCTGACTCGCACCCATTTGCGGCTACCCCACCGCGCTCCCTCCCCGCCAAAGGAAAGAAATGACCCGCTCATCGCTCGCTGCCTTTCCGACCGCGGCTGGCTAAGCTAACTTTTCGGTCCACTTACCGACGGGGAGGGGAAGTGATGAGAGCGGACGGGACCGACTTGAGACTCGTTTTCCGGGCTTTTCTCAACTTGTCCCCCGCTGTGTGGCTCCTTCCACCAGGCAGAGGAGTGAAGGGCGACCCCgagctggatggatggttatGGGGAAGAGAGGCAGACCTTCGGCGATTGAAGTGTGCAGAGTCTTCGTCCTCTTTTTGTCGCTCTTGCCCTCAGGTAAGACGCAACTTGTAtatctaaatatatatacagtacatagatacaatttttaaaaccaACTGGGCAGCTTTTAATCTAACTTGGCAACCTTCCTCCAGTTGTTTGCGTTTGAACAGGTAATATTTGGCGCCGCTAACGTGTTGTAAATCGATCAAAGTGTCGTAAAAGCATGCTAAATGCTAACTTGTCCTGCAATTAGCAACAATCAATTGCGACAAAGGAGGAGTCGGGTTGCCAGATTAGAGGCGACGTATTTCCTCTTGTaacgtttgggggggggggggtcgtttcaAGGCgggaaatgcatttaatgaatttaaaatgaattgacacggttgtttttttgtctttgggaTCACCGTGTTGGATTGGTGAAGTCAGAGAGTAACgagatgtttttttctgctttgttttgtttggggggggcgtGCTTTGGGGTTTTAACAGTAGCTCGTGGAAAGTTAATATCCCTCCTCCACCGCCCCATTGCATTTGCTCATACCAAAGAAGATGTTGAGCTCGATCTTATTGCGGTctctaaaaataattttaaaagagTGTGCGTTTGAGTGAGAGCCTGGGGAATTTGATACTTCAGtcagcccattttttttttattaaaagccATTTCTTTATTCCGAAACTTGGAAACTTGGCACTGACGGGTTTCAAGTcactctggcaaaaaaaaactccgCTAATAGGAGCAACATTTGGAACTCAAATAAACTCCACGACAGCACTGGGACACTTTCACCTCTCTTTACACCCTGAGTCCTGTCTGGTGTTTAAAAGTAGGActttatagtgtgtgtgtgggtgtgtgtgtgtgtgtgtgtgtgtgtttttatgcacCCAGCATTCCTAAAAGCATCACAAGTGTGTGTCGTAATGTTTGAATAACATTTGAGTAAAGGggtgcttcatcctcactagggaactgttgtacaagtgtaaaaagaagttaacttCTGTAAAAGGTCAATACAAAACACGCACTGTTTAATCATTGAACAATATCAAGTATACAAACATTGAGTAATAGATAGTCATcgtaaaatttttttaaaaaaaggtattttGCCATCGTTTGCGACAGTTTAATGCTAGTTCGGGAAAACATGCGCGTCATGTTGTGTCGTTGTTCCCAAACAGTGACTCTGCAGTGCAAGATCCTCATGTGCAACTCTGAATTTTGGGCCTCCACGACGAACTCTGGGCCGGAGGAGGAGTTCTGCACGGCGCTGCGCGCCTACAACGGCTGCGTGCGGCGCACCGCCCGCACCTGCCGAGGCGACCTGGCGTACCACTCGGCCCAGCATGGCATCGAGGACCTGATGAGCCAACACAACTGCTCCAAGGAGGGACCCACGTCGCAGCCGCGCGGCCGCACGCCGCTCCCGCCCgcgttgccgccgccgccgccgcccgacaGCCAGGAGCGCTCGGACGGCCCGGAGGTTTGCCACTACGAGCGCGGTTTCCCGCGCAACGCCGCGCAGCCCAACTTCACGCACTGCGGCTTCTTCGGAGACCCTCACCTGAGAACCTTTGGCGACGACTTCCAGACGTGTAAGGTGGAGGGCGCCTGGCCGCTCATTCACAACAAATACCTGTCGGTCCAGGTGACCAACACCCCGGTGCTACCCGGATCTTCTGCCACCGCTACGAGCAAGGTGAGCCGGACCTCATTTATCCTTCGCCGACTCGCGGTCCGCAAGTTGCAGTGCGAGCGAGGGCTGCAACAAATCCAACCGTTGATTCATCTGTCGAGGATTTTGTCAATTATTCATTGACGAATCAGAAACTTGTCACTTTAAGTCAAAAACGGGACATTcgattcattttccgatccactttattctcacaaggggtgccggagcctatcccggccatcTTCGGGAATGtaagcggggggacaccctgaaccggttgccagccaatcgcagggcacagagaccaACGACCAATCGTGCTCACACCCACAtcgcgggacaatttggagcgttcaatcagcccgccatgcatgtttttggaatgtgggaggaaaccggagcacccggagaaaacccacgcaggcctggggagaacatacaaactccacacagggaggccggagctggaatcgaacccagtacctctgcactgtgaagccgacgtgctaaccactggactaccaggcgcttgggaaattatccaattaaatTCGGGTGATctatttggaatgtgtgaggaaaccggagtacccggagaaaagccacgcaggcccggggggggggaacatgtaaactcctacacggggaggccggatttggaatcgaacccggtacctctgcaccacGAGGTCGACgctctaaccactggcccaccgggccacaTTTCAATCATCAATGAATTCCGATTGGGTTACGGGTTTGGGCCACAACGTGTCAAAGTAACGGGCAAAAGTAAAAACGGGCcaaagaactaaaaaaaaactatatatgtatggatagcaaaaatgcctctgaacattttgagtgtttaaaaaagaaaaaaaaatgtttttataacacaaaatacataattacaaaaattgtaaaatgcgtaacttaaggcctttttaatttggaacaTGCGGCCGCGCGCTTCAAAAAACGATTTTAAATTGCGGCGTTCCCATCGGGGATTTCCGCCGAGAATCTTCCAACGAGAATCCGAATCGTCGATTCATCCgccaaatatttttcattttacggAAACGGTACCCAGGTTGCGGACACTACGCATCAAGTGCCCGCGTCTAAGACGTGATTGGATGTATTGTTATTGTAGTACTGCTATTTGGCCACTATGCGCATCtcggcgtttaaaaaaaaaaattggaaaatccCCTCTTGGGCTCTCAGTTTGCGGGTCGTATGAAACGTTTCGACTTTTTCCCTTGGCGTCAAGTCCACAGCGAAGTTGCTCGCCATTCTCACGGCAATCACCGCCCGCTTTTGTTGACTTTTGCGCTTTTTATCTGAAGCGAATTTGCTCAATCGCGTGCGCGGCTCGACTCGTTATCGCAAACTGTCTTAATGATCCTCAATGACGCATTTAAGCTTCTCTTTTGAGCTTTTGAAGACattccctatttttttttttttttcccgcgtgCTACTCGGAAGCAGAGCAGAGACTCGAGTGCGGACAAaggaggtggggcgggggggcgccAAAAGGCACCTGTGCAAACAATCTGCTAAGAGATCGGCGTTAGCAACGCGGCGCAACATCAAAGTGCGCGGCTGGCCGACTGCAGCGGAATAACCGTCACCGGAGTTGGCGTTTCGCTTTTCCTATTCCGATCTTTGCAAtaagggggggtggcgggggggggggtcgcgccGTCCtcgcgacgcccccccccccccccgacgccaCTCTCCGGAGCATCGTTGGCGAGTTCACGGGCGGGTTTTGCGACGCTATGAATGCCTCGTCTTTGtgtctgcacttttttttttttttttttacacactgctcaggctccctttttttttccaggggaggcggggggcatTTACCTTGGCCTTACCCtcaaacccccccacaccccctccccacccacccatGTTGAGCTCGCTGAAACGTGACACTGAAGCCGTGTGGACTACATGGCACAGAAACATTGAAAGAACTTTTCCTTTcagtgggggggttggggggggggggcgctcgtaTTTTTCAGTGGATTCTCAACAGCCGAAAGTATTTGGACGTGGACTCCAAATttcccatggaaaaaaaataaatgacattccACTGAAACGGCTCCACACTGACAAACCGTCGCAAGTTGAAACACGCAAAACGGAGTCTATCGCAAAATTGTGCGATCAGAGAATTGATGtgaacaaaaattatttttaattatgggAACTTAACGGGAAGTACATTTGGCTTACGAGTACCCCCAAAAAGTTTTGGGAGTTTGGAGCTGTCATTTGGTCaattatgtaaaaaataaaataaaataaaatctttgtGTCGCAAGCCAAAGCGCAATCGCTGGTATCGGTACTCGCCCATCCCTAAGTGGAAGTACCGTCTTTTCCGCACTAAACGGCGCACCTAAAAGTCTTCCGTTGTcgtaaaagctcacagcgcgccttaaaatccgatgcacctcgtctatggtcattacggtaatatttcaaccccaaaatggctactTTGCTCGAGAcatactgacatctgatcgtcctgttggcgtttccttcagcgtagctccatctagtggatgcattgtagattgcgtcttataatgcggtgcgccttttggtgtggaaaatacggtttgGCAAGACTTGCCCAGAAAAACTCAGGCgactaacagctttttttttgtcctggtcTTCCGCAGCTAACAATCATCTTCAAGAACTTCCAGGAGTGCGTGGACCAGAAGATGTATCACGCCGAGACGGACGAGCTCCCCGCCGCCTTCGCCGACGGCTCCAAGAACGGCGGCGAGCGCCACGGCGCCAACGCCCTGCGCGTCGTCGAAAAAGTGCCCGGCCAGCACGTGGAGATTCAGGCTCGCTACATCGGCACCACCGTGGTGGTCCGGCAGGTGGGCCGCTACTTGACCTTCGCCGTGCGCATGCCCGAGGAGGTGGTGCGCTCggtggaggacgacgacgacgacgacgacaaccaGGACTTGTACCTGTGCCTGCACGGCTGCccggccaatcagcgcatcgatTTCCAAAAGGCGCGCGGCCAAGCCGCAAGCGGAACCCGCAGGTTCTCCTACCAGTCGGCCAAAGCCAAGTGCAAGGAGCGTCTGCCCGTGGAGGATCTCTACTTCCACTCGTGCGTCTTTGACCTCCTGTCGTCCGGGGACGTCGACTTCACCATGGCCGCCTACTACGCCCTGGAGGACGTGAAGACGCTGCACTCCAATAGCAAGCGCCATCACATCTTCGAGAAGAACGCCTACTCCGGTTGCGCCGCGACGCACGGGGCGGCCAAACGCTTCCTGCTCAACCTCCTCCTGGCCGTCCTCTTGTGCCGCGCGCTTGCGCTTTAGCCACTCCAACGTAGTCCTCGTTCTCACCGCGGTCTCGTTTGTAGATTTTCCGACATATTTCCGCAACGTTGGAATTCCGGAATTTTAGCGACTGTCGCCGTATGCTCACGTTTTCTTCACGAGGCTCGGGAATGTACGCCCGGGATGAACTGGACTGCAGTCCACGGGGGacctttgatggatttctggctATCCTCCATCGAacccaagtccccccccccccgaaaaggACAAACGgagtcaaagtcatttttgtcacaggcctcATCGTAGTtttggtaccccccccccctatcggACCGCTACGACTGTGAAACCGGATCCATGTTTAATGGCCGCATCATATCACATATGATGAACCGGATGTTATCAAGGCGATACGTTGCGCACCTGCACTCGATCGGTCAAATCCGCGGTTCCGGATAGaccatgtaaaatatttttgggagatAGTTTCAccccccgggcggcccggtagcccagtggttagcacgtgggcttcacagcgcagaggtaccgggttcgattccagctgcggcctccctgtgtggagtttgcatgttctccccgggcctgcgtgggttttctccgggtgctccggtttcctcccacattccaaaaatatgcacagcaggctgattgaacactctaaattgtccctaggtgtgagtgtgagtgcgaatggttgttcgtctctgtgtgccctgcgattggctggcaaccgattcagggtgtcccccgcctactgcccggagacagctggggtaggctccagcacccccccgcgaccctagtgaggatcaagcggctcggaagatgaatgaatgagtttcacCCCCTCCCACAAACTTTGAGCGTATGTAAAGATGGAATGGGAGACTTTTGCGTGACATCACTTTGAATGAAAGGCAAAAGCAAGCTCGAATtgaaattttcaaaaaaaaaacacaagtaacGGCAGATGTTGGCAAGTCAATATTTAAGTAACCGACGATTTTTCAATTCACGTTGATGTTAAGGGAATTTTGTggagaaagaggagaaaaattgcttttttttggactaCCTATAATGTTGTGGAGTGCCCCAGGGCTTTGTGTTTGGCACCCCTTGTGTTTaggccacaaatataaaatgaacatCTCTTTTTAGCGGCGGGTCAATGACAAAATGACATGTACGGCAGCGGACGTCACTATTTGAGGAGATGCATCGTGTAGCATCACCAAGTGATTTGAGGACTTGAGTCTTTGCCAAAGAAACAAGCTTGTGTGCCAACATCTTTGCAACTACGGAGAACAACCCGAGAGTATTTTGAAAGTGACACTCTTTCGCAAGCATTTAGTCCCCATTTCAACATGAGCTCTCAATTGTGCTCTTACTCATCTTTGTTTGATATTAAcactgaagtatttgtcactgctgcctgacttgtttttttttgtttgtttgttttggggtgcTTTGTCGACAGCAGTGACGCAATTTAAGTGATTGTAATGTGGAATCTGAATCTTGTGTTTGTAGATGTGGTTTGTATTGTGACTTTTACAGTAGCTGATGTGATATTGTAtatagtgagtgtgtgtgtgtgtgttaatttgACTAACTGTGAATGTgaaatattagatttttttttgcagatatgAACAGCACACAAgacagttttcatttttttgtgttttgtgctgCTCATGATTGCCAAATGAACGCACTTTAAGTTTTTATCCAGctcttgtgttgttgttgttgtcgtttggaatttaaaaggaataaataataataataataaaaacagccGGGAAATGCCCAAATAGATCAAactgtatgtataaaaaaaagtggtgccacacacacaccatctgtttatgtcaattatttattgaataaaagaaaaatgtgttgttcGTGACCGTTGTCTCTTTGTGGTGACGTTGCATGTATGTTGGTCTTttactgccccctgctggatGCGAGGAGACATTGACATTTGAGACAGCGCAGATATTACATGATTGACTCGAGCCTGTGGGACCAATAAAtatgcagtttttttgttttgttttgttttaagccTACCCTTTAACGTTTTTTGTTGCTAATAAACTTCTGTTAGACCCTTGAGCCCATTTATTAGTGGTACtaccagtggcgggccgtgcatttcaatcttaggccttcagtgacgtcacatacatt is a window from the Hippocampus zosterae strain Florida chromosome 3, ASM2543408v3, whole genome shotgun sequence genome containing:
- the rgma gene encoding repulsive guidance molecule A, which gives rise to MQSQRQRSEGRPRAGWMVMGKRGRPSAIEVCRVFVLFLSLLPSVTLQCKILMCNSEFWASTTNSGPEEEFCTALRAYNGCVRRTARTCRGDLAYHSAQHGIEDLMSQHNCSKEGPTSQPRGRTPLPPALPPPPPPDSQERSDGPEVCHYERGFPRNAAQPNFTHCGFFGDPHLRTFGDDFQTCKVEGAWPLIHNKYLSVQVTNTPVLPGSSATATSKLTIIFKNFQECVDQKMYHAETDELPAAFADGSKNGGERHGANALRVVEKVPGQHVEIQARYIGTTVVVRQVGRYLTFAVRMPEEVVRSVEDDDDDDDNQDLYLCLHGCPANQRIDFQKARGQAASGTRRFSYQSAKAKCKERLPVEDLYFHSCVFDLLSSGDVDFTMAAYYALEDVKTLHSNSKRHHIFEKNAYSGCAATHGAAKRFLLNLLLAVLLCRALAL